In a single window of the Mus musculus strain C57BL/6J chromosome 6, GRCm38.p6 C57BL/6J genome:
- the Fxyd4 gene encoding FXYD domain-containing ion transport regulator 4 isoform X4 gives MEEITCAFLLLLAGLPALEASDPVDKDSPFYYDWESLQLGGLIFGGLLCIAGIAMALSGKCKCRRTHKPSSLPGKATPLIIPGSANTC, from the exons ATGGAGGAAATCACCTGTGCCTTTCTCCTGCTGCTAGCAG GTCTGCCGGCCTTGGAAGCCAGTGACCCAGTTG ATAAAGACAGTCCCTTCTACTATG actgGGAGAGCCTGCAGCTGGGAGGATTGATTTTTGGAGGGCTCCTGTGCATCGCTGGAATTGCCATGGCCCTGA GTGGCAAGTGCAAATGTAGGCGTACCCATAAGCCCAG ttccttacCTGGAAAAGCCACTCCACTCATCATTCCAG GCTCTGCCAATACCTGCTGA
- the Fxyd4 gene encoding FXYD domain-containing ion transport regulator 4 isoform X3: MEEITCAFLLLLAGLPALEASDPVDKDSPFYYDWESLQLGGLIFGGLLCIAGIAMALNSGWIDVPLLLGGKCKCRRTHKPSSLPGKATPLIIPGSANTC, from the exons ATGGAGGAAATCACCTGTGCCTTTCTCCTGCTGCTAGCAG GTCTGCCGGCCTTGGAAGCCAGTGACCCAGTTG ATAAAGACAGTCCCTTCTACTATG actgGGAGAGCCTGCAGCTGGGAGGATTGATTTTTGGAGGGCTCCTGTGCATCGCTGGAATTGCCATGGCCCTGA ACTCAGGCTGGATCGATGTCCCTCTTCTCCTAGGTGGCAAGTGCAAATGTAGGCGTACCCATAAGCCCAG ttccttacCTGGAAAAGCCACTCCACTCATCATTCCAG GCTCTGCCAATACCTGCTGA
- the Fxyd4 gene encoding FXYD domain-containing ion transport regulator 4 isoform X2, with amino-acid sequence MGKWKAIVSLRSALAYVGFICLIFTPVLPLTNGVSCGRSQITDPSHHFYSASHPAACSLTLGPDMEEITCAFLLLLAGLPALEASDPVDKDSPFYYDWESLQLGGLIFGGLLCIAGIAMALSGKCKCRRTHKPSSLPGKATPLIIPGSANTC; translated from the exons ATGGGGAAGTGGAAAGCGATCGTTTCCTTAAGGTCAGCGCTTGCCTATGTGGGATTCATATGTCTAATTTTCACACCAGTTCTGCCTCTTACTAATGGGGTGAGCTGTGGCAGGTCACAGATCACAGACCCAAGCCACCACTTCTACTCTGCATCTCACCCAGCAGCCTGCAGTCTCACCCTGGGTCCTGATATGGAGGAAATCACCTGTGCCTTTCTCCTGCTGCTAGCAG GTCTGCCGGCCTTGGAAGCCAGTGACCCAGTTG ATAAAGACAGTCCCTTCTACTATG actgGGAGAGCCTGCAGCTGGGAGGATTGATTTTTGGAGGGCTCCTGTGCATCGCTGGAATTGCCATGGCCCTGA GTGGCAAGTGCAAATGTAGGCGTACCCATAAGCCCAG ttccttacCTGGAAAAGCCACTCCACTCATCATTCCAG GCTCTGCCAATACCTGCTGA
- the Fxyd4 gene encoding FXYD domain-containing ion transport regulator 4 isoform X1, with amino-acid sequence MGKWKAIVSLRSALAYVGFICLIFTPVLPLTNGVSCGRSQITDPSHHFYSASHPAACSLTLGPDMEEITCAFLLLLAGLPALEASDPVDKDSPFYYDWESLQLGGLIFGGLLCIAGIAMALNSGWIDVPLLLGGKCKCRRTHKPSSLPGKATPLIIPGSANTC; translated from the exons ATGGGGAAGTGGAAAGCGATCGTTTCCTTAAGGTCAGCGCTTGCCTATGTGGGATTCATATGTCTAATTTTCACACCAGTTCTGCCTCTTACTAATGGGGTGAGCTGTGGCAGGTCACAGATCACAGACCCAAGCCACCACTTCTACTCTGCATCTCACCCAGCAGCCTGCAGTCTCACCCTGGGTCCTGATATGGAGGAAATCACCTGTGCCTTTCTCCTGCTGCTAGCAG GTCTGCCGGCCTTGGAAGCCAGTGACCCAGTTG ATAAAGACAGTCCCTTCTACTATG actgGGAGAGCCTGCAGCTGGGAGGATTGATTTTTGGAGGGCTCCTGTGCATCGCTGGAATTGCCATGGCCCTGA ACTCAGGCTGGATCGATGTCCCTCTTCTCCTAGGTGGCAAGTGCAAATGTAGGCGTACCCATAAGCCCAG ttccttacCTGGAAAAGCCACTCCACTCATCATTCCAG GCTCTGCCAATACCTGCTGA